ccccggcccggcccgcggacCGCCGTGCCCTGCCAGATCCTCGGCCCCGcgggcctggtcctggcccaggTGGCTGACGCCCCAGCGGTCCCCTGCTCTCCTGTTGCACTGGCAGTGGCCGGGGGACCCGCCCCCGGCCAGAAGCGCCCGCCCCcagacccccggcccgccctggaGACCAAGCGGGCCCaggcggcggccccctccccctcggccccgcctgGTGACCGGAAGAAGACCAAGGAGCAGATTGCCGCCCTCAAGGCCAGCTTCCTGGCCAGCCAGTTCCCCGCCGAGGCCGAGGTCTACCGGCTCATCGGGGTCACCGGCCTCTCGCGCAGCGAGATCAAGAAGTGGTTCAGCGATCACCGGTATCGCAGCCAGAGGGGCATTGTCCACATCACCAGCGAGTCCTTGGCCAAGGACCGTCTGGCCATCGCGGCCACCCGCCACCCCCGTGGCCGCAGGGCCGGCCTGGACACTGCCCCCCGGCACTTTGGGGAGaagacccccaccccgggggagcCAGGGAGGCTTGGGGTGGAGGCCGACCCCTGGTTCTCGGAACGGAGGCAGCTGGGGgatggcagggaacgggtcttggCGGAATCCGGGGCCCCGAATGGtgccccgcggcccggccccgcagccccctgcccagccccgccCGAGAGTCGGGAGCAGGTCCGTCTCCTGCGGGCCACCTTCTCCCGAACCCAGTGGCCCACCCCTCAGGAATATGACCGGCTGGCTGCCCAGACGGGCCTCGTCCGGACCGAGATTGTGCGCTGGTTCAAGGAAAACCGGGGCCTGCTCAGGACCGGGACGCTCAAGTGGGTCGTCCAGCCCCGGGACGGGGCCGAGGACTGCGGCCATGAGCCCCTCCCCCCCTGGAGGGGGGCCGGGCCCCCAGCCGACAGCCCacagaatgggagaggggaggtccGGCTGCGTCCccggggtgatgaggaggaggaggaggaggaagtggaggaccgGCCGGCGGCGGTCGGAgccgaggcagggggtgggggccaggATGGCCTTGGTGGGGATGGGCACGAGGAAGCCAGCGGCGTGGACTGGGTAGAAGTGACCGTCGGGGAGGACGATGCCGTCTCAGACGGCCCGGGAGGGCTCGCCCACTCAGACCCGGAAATCTTA
The Ornithorhynchus anatinus isolate Pmale09 chromosome 4, mOrnAna1.pri.v4, whole genome shotgun sequence genome window above contains:
- the ZHX2 gene encoding zinc fingers and homeoboxes protein 2, whose amino-acid sequence is MASKRKSTTPCMLRAVQPGVKREAAGTPMAEPGGAGGGGGGDAPEAKARSEPQPKKLQGGYECKYCPYSTQNLNEFTEHVDLHHPNVILNPLYVCAECDFTTKKYDSLSDHNARHHPGETNFKLKLLKRNNQTVLEQSIEAPAGRTDPENPGPGKTRGVRRVEEEPAGGIPRLNGAEPLRAPAGHVTPSVQPPPNIHLVPKVPVPLNSAKYDSALDTNATMIGSFNRFPYPTQAELSWLTAASRHPEEHIRVWFATQRLKHGISWSPEEVEEARKKMFNGTIPPAPPTLAVLPAQMPRPGPRTAVPCQILGPAGLVLAQVADAPAVPCSPVALAVAGGPAPGQKRPPPDPRPALETKRAQAAAPSPSAPPGDRKKTKEQIAALKASFLASQFPAEAEVYRLIGVTGLSRSEIKKWFSDHRYRSQRGIVHITSESLAKDRLAIAATRHPRGRRAGLDTAPRHFGEKTPTPGEPGRLGVEADPWFSERRQLGDGRERVLAESGAPNGAPRPGPAAPCPAPPESREQVRLLRATFSRTQWPTPQEYDRLAAQTGLVRTEIVRWFKENRGLLRTGTLKWVVQPRDGAEDCGHEPLPPWRGAGPPADSPQNGRGEVRLRPRGDEEEEEEEVEDRPAAVGAEAGGGGQDGLGGDGHEEASGVDWVEVTVGEDDAVSDGPGGLAHSDPEILSGEACLA